One part of the Glycine max cultivar Williams 82 chromosome 14, Glycine_max_v4.0, whole genome shotgun sequence genome encodes these proteins:
- the LOC121172658 gene encoding translocase of chloroplast 120, chloroplastic: MNMPWKKDFSSDDMPLLHTITKILGPSFWSNAIVVLTHAASSSSYSYDLFVTLGSHVVHETIRRAVGDNKDLRNPVVLVENNMRVLPNGQVWRPNLLLVCFGSKILAETKALLFEDSRPRPTKKPSLPFLLSSLLKIRPQLKSSSAKDLTSLTTP; the protein is encoded by the coding sequence ATGAATATGCCGTGGAAGAAGGATTTCAGCAGTGATGACATGCCACTCTTGCACACAATCACAAAAATTCTTGGGCCATCCTTTTGGTCCAATGCCATTGTGGTTCTGACTCATGCAGCATCGTCATCTTCTTACAGCTATGACTTGTTTGTTACGCTGGGTTCTCATGTTGTCCATGAAACCATTCGTCGGGCAGTCGGTGACAACAAGGATCTCAGGAATCCTGTGGTGTTGGTGGAAAACAACATGAGAGTGTTGCCAAATGGCCAGGTTTGGAGACCTAATTTGTTACTTGTATGCTTCGGGTCTAAAATTCTGGCTGAGACAAAAGCTCTTCTATTTGAGGATAGTAGACCTAGACCTACGAAGAAGCCTTCTTTACCTTTTCTCTTGTCAAGCCTTCTCAAAATAAGACCACAATTGAAGTCATCATCAGCAAAAGATTTGACGAGTCTAACAACACCTTAA